The following proteins are co-located in the Citrobacter freundii ATCC 8090 = MTCC 1658 = NBRC 12681 genome:
- the gltS gene encoding sodium/glutamate symporter: MFYLDTLSTLVAATLVLLLGRKLVQSVSFLKKYTIPEPVAGGLLVAIALLVLKKSMGWEVNFDMTLRDPLMLAFFATIGLNANIASLRAGGRVVGIFLIVVVGLLLMQNAIGIGMATLLGLDPLMGLIAGSITLSGGHGTGAAWSKLFIERYGFTNATEVAMACATFGLVLGGLIGGPVARYLVKHSTTPDGMPDDQAVPTAFEKPDVGRMITSLVLIETIALIAICLTVGKIVAQMLVGTVLELPTFVCVLFVGVILSNGLALLGFYRVFERAVSVLGNVSLSLFLAMALMSLKLWELASLALPMLAILVVQTIFMALYAIFVTWRMMGKNYDAAVLAAGHCGFGLGATPTAIANMQAITERFGPSHMAFLVVPMVGAFFIDIVNALVIKLYLLLPIFAQ; the protein is encoded by the coding sequence ATGTTTTATCTCGATACGTTATCAACGCTGGTTGCGGCAACCCTTGTGTTGCTGCTGGGACGTAAGCTCGTCCAGTCTGTTTCCTTCCTGAAAAAATACACCATTCCCGAACCCGTAGCGGGCGGCCTGCTGGTGGCGATTGCGCTGCTGGTGCTGAAAAAAAGCATGGGTTGGGAAGTTAACTTCGATATGACCCTGCGCGATCCGTTGATGCTGGCCTTCTTCGCCACTATCGGTCTGAACGCCAATATCGCAAGTTTGCGTGCTGGCGGCCGCGTGGTGGGTATTTTTCTGATTGTGGTTGTTGGCCTGTTGCTGATGCAAAACGCCATCGGTATTGGTATGGCGACCCTGCTGGGTCTGGACCCGCTGATGGGCCTGATTGCTGGCTCGATCACCCTCTCTGGTGGACACGGAACCGGGGCCGCATGGAGCAAGCTGTTTATTGAACGTTACGGCTTCACCAATGCGACTGAAGTGGCGATGGCTTGCGCAACGTTTGGTCTGGTATTGGGTGGGCTGATTGGCGGCCCGGTGGCACGCTATCTGGTCAAACACTCCACCACGCCAGACGGTATGCCGGACGATCAGGCTGTGCCGACCGCATTTGAAAAGCCGGACGTCGGACGCATGATCACCTCACTGGTGCTGATTGAAACCATCGCGCTGATCGCTATCTGTCTGACGGTGGGGAAAATCGTTGCGCAAATGCTGGTTGGAACGGTACTGGAACTGCCGACCTTCGTTTGCGTGCTGTTTGTTGGGGTGATCCTCAGCAATGGTCTGGCGCTACTGGGCTTCTACCGGGTGTTCGAACGTGCGGTTTCTGTGCTGGGTAACGTTAGTCTGTCACTGTTCCTGGCGATGGCGCTGATGAGCCTGAAGCTATGGGAACTGGCTTCTCTGGCCTTGCCGATGCTGGCAATCCTGGTTGTGCAGACCATTTTCATGGCGCTGTATGCGATATTCGTTACCTGGCGCATGATGGGTAAGAACTACGATGCCGCTGTGTTGGCTGCCGGACACTGCGGTTTTGGCCTCGGCGCGACGCCGACGGCGATTGCCAACATGCAGGCGATTACCGAACGCTTTGGGCCATCCCATATGGCGTTTCTGGTGGTGCC